The Paramisgurnus dabryanus chromosome 6, PD_genome_1.1, whole genome shotgun sequence genome has a window encoding:
- the xcr1b.2 gene encoding chemokine XC receptor 1 — MAHNSTYEQNYSYDYNSSYEYQDDLTPLCELYDAKKPTAMCYATIFCISIIGNGFLLFSLTCYEDLKRPTNLFILCLTLFDLLFTLTLPFWCVEFLHHWVFGDVTCKIMTGAYFVGIYGSLMLLTAMTLDRFAVVVVRGDWFRGDRRLRCARTTCAGAWIIGLIASMRDSMASKAQKDFDSFFCESTHTEDDKVGYYTQLVLFFLVPFVLIVFCYTKILLTLMSTANRQKHKTVILVLSIVIAFFVCWGPYHILIVMMSYYDPCKYYRLYIAFVICRILAFSHCCMNPVLYFLRAKFRPFVSRLFCCSPELGRNRGTTDLSDIRTHGNTNERDFENCVLNSL; from the coding sequence ATGGCGCACAACAGCACCTATGAGCAAAATTACTCATATGACTACAACTCATCTTATGAATATCAGGATGATTTAACTCCTCTGTGTGAACTTTATGATGCCAAAAAACCCACAGCCATGTGCTATGCCACTATCTTCTGTATCAGTATTATTGGCAATGGTTTCCTTTTGTTTTCTCTCACCTGCTATGAAGATCTGAAGAGGCCCACCAACCTCTTCATATTGTGTTTAACACTTTTTGATCTACTGTTCACACTTACGTTGCCGTTTTGGTGCGTGGAATTTCTCCACCATTGGGTCTTCGGCGACGTCACCTGTAAGATCATGACCGGGGCCTACTTTGTGGGCATCTACGGAAGCCTCATGCTTCTGACGGCCATGACGCTTGACCGCTTTGCTGTCGTGGTGGTGAGAGGCGATTGGTTTAGAGGAGATCGGAGGCTGCGGTGTGCGAGAACCACCTGTGCCGGTGCTTGGATCATCGGTCTGATTGCTTCCATGAGGGATTCAATGGCCTCCAAAGCACAAAAAGATTTTGACAGCTTCTTTTGTGAAAGCACCCACACGGAGGACGATAAAGTTGGATATTACACCCAGCTGGTTCTATTTTTCCTCGTACCGTTTGTACTCATTGTTTTTTGCTACACCAAAATCCTGCTGACGCTGATGTCTACAGCAAACAGACAGAAACACAAGACTGTGATTCTGGTGCTGTCTATCgtcattgcattttttgtatgcTGGGGACCGTATCATATACTCATAGTGATGATGTCCTACTATGATCCCTGCAAGTATTACCGCCTGTATATTGCATTTGTCATCTGCAGAATTCTGGCGTTTTCTCACTGCTGCATGAACCCGGTATTGTATTTTCTCAGAGCGAAGTTCAGGCCCTTTGTCTCAAGACTTTTTTGCTGTTCTCCTGAACTCGGGAGGAACAGAGGAACCACGGATCTTAGTGACATCAGGACTCATGGAAACACTAACGAGAGAGATTTTGAGAACTGTGTGCTCAACTCACTGTAA
- the LOC135767113 gene encoding chemokine XC receptor 1-like has protein sequence MNESEFETTTDYSDESCQKVNVLQFQATVTPIVFTIVVLFSCVGNALVLWVLVKYENLKSLTNTFLLNLALSDLIFTFGLPFWAYYYMYGWTFGDLACKAVNFVFYTGYYSSLIFVTVLTVHRYVAVVHPMSVLISRKSLQCYVASAVIWVISLGAAFPYSHFQRVVSDPSDELTNVTDVFQHCEFDQQINWKLTGTYLQNVFFISAFIVIGFCYAEILWRLHRPTSHTRARTVWLILCIVVFFFLGWGPYNVAIFLDSLISWGISPFNDCDVSTSVDYMMHISRMVAFSHCCLNPLFYVFMGIKFRNHLKKMLWTVCNKDIDPQDRHSRFIYSNEEEMSMY, from the coding sequence ATGAATGAAAGTGAATTTGAAACGACAACTGATTATTCTGATGAGAGCTGTCAAAAGGTGAACGTGCTTCAATTTCAAGCGACTGTCACTCCAATCGTTTTCACCATAGTGGTTCTGTTCAGCTGTGTGGGGAACGCTTTGGTCTTGTGGGTCCTTGTGAAATACGAAAATCTGAAATCCCTGACAAACACGTTTCTGTTAAATCTGGCTCTCTCCGATCTGATTTTCACCTTTGGCCTGCCCTTTTGGGCCTACTATTACATGTACGGGTGGACTTTTGGAGATCTGGCATGTAAAGCTGTTAACTTTGTCTTCTACACCGGATACTACAGCAGCCTCATATTCGTCACAGTTCTGACCGTCCACCGTTACGTGGCCGTTGTGCACCCCATGTCAGTGCTAATATCCAGGAAAAGTCTGCAGTGCTATGTAGCATCTGCTGTCATTTGGGTTATCAGTCTTGGTGCTGCATTCCCCTACTCCCATTTTCAAAGAGTTGTGTCGGACCCCAGTGATGAGTTGACAAATGTCACAGATGTTTTCCAGCACTGTGAATTTGACCAACAGATTAATTGGAAGCTTACTGGTACATACTTGcaaaatgtcttttttattaGTGCATTCATAGTCATTGGTTTTTGTTATGCCGAAATCCTGTGGCGGCTGCATCGACCCACATCTCACACTCGCGCCAGGACTGTGTGGTTAATCCTCTGCATAGTGgtgttttttttcttgggcTGGGGACCGTACAATGTGGCCATATTTCTGGACTCTTTGATCTCTTGGGGTATCTCTCCTTTCAATGATTGTGACGTCAGCACCTCTGTTGACTATATGATGCACATCTCCCGGATGGTGGCTTTCTCTCACTGCTGCCTTAATCCTTTGTTTTACGTCTTCATGGGAATCAAATTTCGAAATCACCTGAAGAAAATGTTATGGACGGTTTGTAATAAGGACATAGATCCTCAGGACCGACACAGCCGGTTCATTTATTCAAACGAGGAAGAAATGTCAATGTATTAG
- the LOC135767109 gene encoding chemokine XC receptor 1-like encodes MYEINASEFEIEIYDTNDTYEGDYPDESCQKANVLQFRATVTPIVFTIVVLFSCVGNALVLWVLVKYENLKSLTNTFLLNLALSDLIFTFGLPFWAYYYMYGWTFGDVACKAVNFVFYTGYYSSLIFVTVLTVHRYVAVVHPMSVLLTRKSLHCYVASVVIWVCSLGVAFPYSHFQRVSDPGDEMNDEIYSTDNIKDVFQQCEFDQQINWKLTGTYLQNVFFISAFIVISFCYAEILWRLHRPTSHTRAKTVWLILCIVVFFFLGWGPYNVAIFLDSLISWGISPFNDCDVSTSIDYMMHISRMVAFSHCCLNPLFYVFMGIKFRNHLKKMLWTVCKKGREPQNRHSRLIYSNGEEISMY; translated from the coding sequence ATGTATGAAATTAATGCAAGTGAATTTGAAATTGAAATTTATGACACTAATGACACTTATGAAGGTGATTATCCTGATGAGAGCTGTCAAAAGGCGAACGTGCTTCAATTTCGAGCGACTGTCACTCCAATCGTTTTCACCATAGTGGTTCTGTTCAGCTGTGTTGGAAACGCTTTGGTCTTGTGGGTCCTTGTAAAATACGAAAATCTAAAATCCTTGACCAACACGTTCCTGCTAAATCTGGCTCTCTCCGATCTGATTTTCACCTTTGGCCTGCCCTTTTGGGCCTACTATTACATGTACGGGTGGACTTTTGGAGATGTGGCATGTAAAGCTGTTAACTTTGTCTTTTACACCGGATACTACAGCAGCCTCATATTCGTCACAGTTCTGACCGTTCACCGTTACGTGGCCGTTGTGCACCCCATGTCAGTGCTCTTAACCAGGAAAAGTCTGCACTGCTATGTAGCATCCGTTGTCATCTGGGTTTGCAGTCTTGGTGTTGCATTCCCCTACTCCCATTTTCAAAGAGTGTCGGACCCTGGTGATGAGATGAATGATGAGATATATTCCACAGATAATATTAAAGATGTTTTCCAGCAATGTGAATTTGACCAACAGATTAACTGGAAGCTTACTGGTACATActtgcaaaatgtttttttcattaGTGCATTCATAGTCATCAGTTTTTGTTATGCCGAAATCCTGTGGCGGCTGCATCGACCCACATCTCACACTCGCGCCAAGACTGTGTGGTTAATCCTCTGCATAGTGgtgttttttttcttgggtTGGGGACCGTACAATGTGGCTATATTTCTGGACTCTTTGATCTCATGGGGTATCTCTCCTTTCAATGATTGTGACGTCAGCACCTCTATAGACTATATGATGCACATCTCCCGGATGGTGGCTTTCTCTCACTGCTGCCTGAATCCTTTGTTTTACGTCTTCATGGGAATCAAATTTCGAAACCACCTGAAGAAAATGTTATGGACGGTTTGTAAGAAGGGCAGAGAGCCTCAGAACCGACACAGCCGACTCATTTATTCAAACGGTGAAGAAATATCCATGTATTAG
- the xcr1b.3 gene encoding chemokine XC receptor 1 translates to MMGEENLNLSYDYYMNYSYYTLDDHFVTLEEHLQFASVINAVCYSIIICISLPGNSFLLWALLMHEGLKSSADCFLLHLTASDIIFTFTLVPWTVNHICSWIFSETFCKLSNLGIFLGLYSYMSFLTVMTVHRYIVIVYPVFATSVRNPFRITHISSALVWLISAGFSVPEAFFSGTVNGPDGVFCASLYKSTFSELFGYFTQIIFFFMLPFLVIVFCYGRMGFTIYKSRITSRNRRNAVCSIFTIVIGFFICWTPYNIFLFLYALKILGVHVLQESELEKVFEIVYCVTHILAYSHCCLNPLIHILGGNKFRRYLPWSRCFTWSSQRYRRHTYTSQSSYSGQTHF, encoded by the coding sequence ATGATGGGTGAAGAGAACCTGAACCTCAGCTATGATTATTACATGAACTATTCATACTATACACTGGATGATCATTTCGTTACATTAGAGGAACATCTTCAGTTTGCATCTGTGATCAATGCTGTGTGCTACAGCATCATCATCTGCATCAGTTTACCAGGAAACAGCTTCTTGCTCTGGGCCCTTCTTATGCATGAGGGTTTGAAGAGCTCCGCTGACTGTTTTCTTCTTCATCTCACCGCATCCGACATCATCTTCACTTTCACGCTGGTCCCCTGGACCGTCAACCACATCTGTAGCTGGATCTTCAGTGAGACGTTTTGCAAGCTGTCCAACCTGGGCATCTTCCTGGGCCTGTACAGCTACATGTCATTCCTCACGGTCATGACGGTGCACCGCTACATTGTGATCGTTTATCCGGTGTTTGCTACATCCGTAAGGAATCCTTTCAGAATCACACACATCTCATCCGCCCTGGTGTGGCTGATCTCTGCCGGCTTCAGTGTGCCCGAAGCGTTCTTCTCTGGAACTGTAAACGGTCCTGACGGTGTCTTCTGCGCTTCCCTCTATAAATCAACGTTCTCAGAGTTGTTTGGATATTTCACTCAgatcattttctttttcatgCTGCCCTTCCTAGTTATTGTATTCTGTTATGGCCGCATGGGATTCACCATCTACAAGAGCCGCATCACAAGCAGAAACAGACGTAACGCCGTATGTTCTATTTTTACCATTGTCATTGGCTTCTTCATCTGCTGGACACCGTACAACATCTTCCTCTTCCTCTATGCATTGAAGATTTTGGGTGTCCATGTATTGCAGGAGTCAGAGTTGGAGAAAGTTTTTGAGATCGTGTACTGTGTCACTCACATTCTTGCGTACAGCCACTGCTGTCTAAACCCTCTCATACATATCTTAGGAGGAAATAAGTTCAGGAGATACCTGCCGTGGTCCAGATGCTTTACTTGGTCATCACAGAGATACAGAAGACATACTTACACCAGTCAGAGCAGCTACTcaggacaaacacatttttaa
- the LOC135767114 gene encoding chemokine XC receptor 1-like, whose amino-acid sequence MALNNTYENYSYDYNNSYDEEGNLSTMCEVYDDRKPTAVCYATIFCMSFIGNGLLLFSLLCYENLKRPTNLFLLCLTLFDLLFTLTLPFWCVELFHHWVFGDVTCKFMTGAYFVGIYGSLMLLTAMTLDRFAVVVVRGDWFTRDRRLWCARAACAGAWIIGLIASMRDSMASKAQKDFDSYFCESTHTEDDKVGYYMQLVLLFLVPFVLIVFCYTKILLTLMSTANRQKHKTVILVLCIVIAFFVCWGPYHILIVLMSYYDPCKYYRLNIAFIICRILAFSHCCMNPVLYFLRAKFTSVVSRLLCCSPELGRNRGTMDLSDFRTQGNTNERDFENCVLNSL is encoded by the coding sequence ATGGCGCTCAACAACACCTATGAAAATTACTCATATGATTACAATAACTCATATGATGAAGAGGGTAATTTAAGCACAATGTGTGAGGTTTATGATGACAGAAAACCCACAGCCGTGTGCTATGCCACTATTTTCTGTATGAGTTTCATTGGCAATGGTCTCCTTTTGTTTTCTCTCCTCTGCTATGAAAATCTGAAGAGGCCCACCAACCTCTTCTTATTGTGTTTAACACTTTTTGATCTACTGTTCACGCTTACGTTGCCGTTTTGGTGCGTGGAACTTTTCCACCATTGGGTCTTCGGCGACGTCACCTGTAAATTCATGACCGGGGCCTACTTTGTGGGCATCTACGGAAGCCTCATGCTTCTGACGGCCATGACCCTTGACCGCTTTGCTGTCGTGGTGGTGAGAGGCGATTGGTTTACAAGGGATAGGAGGCTGTGGTGTGCCAGAGCCGCCTGTGCCGGCGCTTGGATCATCGGTCTGATTGCTTCCATGAGGGATTCAATGGCCTCCAAAGCACAAAAAGATTTCGACAGCTACTTTTGTGAAAGCACCCACACGGAGGACGATAAAGTTGGATATTACATGCAGCTGGTCCTATTGTTCCTCGTACCGTTTGTACTCATTGTTTTCTGCTACACCAAAATCCTGCTGACGCTGATGTCTACAGCAAACAGACAGAAACACAAGACTGTGATTCTGGTGCTGTGTATCgtcattgcattttttgtatgcTGGGGACCGTATCATATACTCATAGTGCTGATGTCCTACTATGACCCCTGCAAGTATTACCGGCTGAATATTGCATTTATCATCTGCAGAATTCTGGCGTTTTCTCACTGCTGCATGAACCCGGTATTGTATTTTCTCAGAGCGAAGTTCACGTCAGTTGTCTCAAGACTTTTGTGCTGTTCTCCTGAACTCGGGAGGAACAGAGGAACCATGGATCTTAGTGACTTCAGGACTCAAGGAAACACGAACGAGAGAGATTTTGAGAACTGTGTGCTCAACTCATtgtaa